A genomic region of Spodoptera frugiperda isolate SF20-4 chromosome 31, AGI-APGP_CSIRO_Sfru_2.0, whole genome shotgun sequence contains the following coding sequences:
- the LOC126912916 gene encoding arginine/serine-rich protein PNISR, with protein sequence MYSGRDAANTAYPTQWALNPTAYQNVDTSHVDWAALAQQWIAMKEAAAIVAAPPPPALRAEEEGEAPMEVENPDNNSDGPPGAEWNSTTNSWGGSWNQWGWGWSGSGPVEPKIPPDPAIGIPPIVEGYTVPPETAAPIPGYTTGTPAPTFQHGYWTAPQVEQNNSRSSSSSRDRRSKSKNREHKPSRTSRSQRDKAPAIPPVIEPIVMPTTMVTSTIDAAKRRQLPAWIREGLEKMEREKQKAIEREQELKAREEAEKEKKRLEEEELERMKAEAGGQPVMPPKSKFESDSEGEDQEKEPASSSPVKEEPPDEAGPPPDEKEEPPALVKRSKEEIMQEVMLAVRRSLTEILLEVTDQEIQTVSQEELARYTALQASRLNAMKASKSKALAAIASGLGLGAYESSSDDSEEEDQDDLSDQQLQDIIKRKRLDFERTAREIEAEVRRAEAREAIEESSTPNNATPERPRRSRSSATPPPDSDTPDKLPERRLSKDKRNHKSDKTDGVRKLDTIQEEKVKKSSKRDRTPSPYSKSSSKANKESSSSTSDSEDDSSSSSSESSSETEQDSTAHSKSKKRKRRGSSSSGSRRKSKKDKHRKDKPHKSSDRSYSKSKYYDDSEKSDKFRSKKKDDYYDRHKSSRSRDYDKHKYRDDSEEERPRKRTKRSRSISYESRSGRKKASRDRSEERSHKRDKRSYDRDSSKRDRSYDRSGRDYDKYDRYERSRDYDRRRSRSGSHSRHRR encoded by the exons ATGTACTCCGGTAGGGATGCCGCAAATACTGCGTATCCCACGCAGTGGGCTTTAAATCCCACGGCATATCAGAATGTTGATACTAGTCACGTTGATTGGGCTGCTTTAGCGCAGCAATGGATTGCTATGAAGGAAGCGGCGGCGATCGTAGCCGCGCCGCCGCCTCCTGCCCTGAGGGCGGAAGAAGAGGGCGAAGCGCCCATGGAGGTTGAGAACCCAGATAATAACTCAGACGGTCCTCCCGGTGCTGAGTGGAACTCCACAACGAACTCATGGGGCGGATCTTGGAATCAATGGG GTTGGGGATGGTCAGGTTCAGGGCCAGTGGAGCCTAAAATACCACCAGACCCTGCTATAGGTATACCACCTATCGTAGAAGGGTATACTGTACCCCCCGAAACAGCTGCTCCAATACCTGG ATACACTACGGGCACTCCCGCCCCAACATTCCAGCATGGCTACTGGACGGCGCCGCAAGTGGAACAGAACAACAGCAGGAGCAGTAGTTCCAGTCGAGATAGGCGATCTAAGAGCAAGAATAGAGAACACAAGCCATCTAGAACTTCCAGGTCACAGAG GGATAAAGCGCCCGCGATACCTCCCGTGATCGAGCCAATAGTCATGCCCACGACTATGGTGACCTCTACAATTGATGCAGCTAAGCGGCGTCAGCTTCCAGCTTGGATTAGGGAAG GTTTAGAAAAAATGGAACGTGAGAAGCAGAAGGCGATAGAAAGAGAGCAGGAGTTGAAGGCGAGAGAAGAAGCAGAGAAAGAAAAGAAGAGATTAGAAGAAGAGGAATTAGAACGAATGAAAGCTGAGGCCGGAGGTCAACCAGTTATGCCGCCTAAGAGCAAATTc gaATCGGATTCCGAAGGTGAAGACCAGGAGAAGGAGCCCGCATCGTCGAGTCCAGTGAAGGAGGAGCCGCCGGACGAGGCCGGCCCTCCGCCTGACGAGAAAGAGGAACCTCCCGCTCTCGTCAAGAGGAGCAAAGAGGAGATCATGCAAGAAGTG ATGCTTGCAGTCCGTCGCTCCCTCACAGAAATCCTCCTTGAGGTGACGGACCAGGAGATTCAAACGGTGAGCCAGGAAGAATTGGCCCGATATACCGCCCTACAAG CATCGCGCCTCAACGCCATGAAGGCGAGCAAGTCGAAGGCACTGGCCGCTATCGCCAGTGGGCTCG GGCTGGGCGCGTACGAGAGCAGCTCGGACGACAGCGAGGAAGAGGACCAGGACGACCTCTCTGATCAGCAGCTACAG GATATCATCAAACGCAAGAGGCTGGACTTCGAGCGCACTGCACGGGAAATAGAAGCTGAAGTGAGGCGCGCTGAAGCAAGAGAAGCCATCGAAGAGTCTTCCACTCCCAACAACGCTACGCCGGAGAGACCCAGGCGATCAC GATCATCTGCTACACCACCACCAGACAGCGACACCCCTGACAAGTTACCTGAACGTCGCCTCTCGAAAGATAAAAGAAATCATAAGTCAGATAAAACTGATGGAGTCAGAAAATTAGATACTATTCAAGAAGAAAAAGTTAAGAAATCAAGTAAAAGAGATCGAACACCTAGCCCCTATTCAAAATCTTCCAGTAAAGCCAACAAAGAAAGCTCCTCGTCTACCAGTGACTCTGAAGATGATTCCTCATCCAGCTCGAGCGAATCCTCGTCGGAGACGGAACAAGACTCCACAGCCCATTCTAAATCCAAGAAACGTAAACGTCGGGGCTCTAGTTCTAGCGGGTCTCGTAGAAAATCTAAGAAAGATAAACATAGAAAAGACAAACCTCACAAATCAAGCGATAGGAGTTACTCTAAATCAAAATACTACGACGACTCTGAGAAATCCGACAAGTTTAGGTCCAAGAAAAAAGATGATTACTACGATAGACACAAATCTTCTAGGAGTAGGGACTACGACAAACATAAATATCGTGATGACTCTGAGGAGGAGCGTCCTAGGAAGCGTACGAAGCGGTCGCGTTCCATCAGCTACGAATCGCGCTCGGGGCGCAAGAAGGCATCGCGGGATCGGTCTGAAGAGCGTTCACACAAGAGGGACAAGAGGTCTTACGACAGGGATAGCTCCAAGCGGGACAGGTCTTACGACAGGTCGGGCCGAGACTACGACAAGTACGATAGGTATGAGCGGTCTAGGGACTACGACCGGCGTCGATCGCGCAGCGGCAGTCACTCCCGCCACCGCCGGTGA
- the LOC118276498 gene encoding dehydrodolichyl diphosphate synthase complex subunit NUS1, translated as MLSQPVRRILNILLHLVVNILVAVQNVYYQFRNKKCFLAPNVVTKSDIKVVLEHLPRVTKKLKHLVILTDTDHHSFSDLARMVIWSLVAGISYVSFYDITGELKENEEKLFLEVERNKKGVPGCIKWGRKPDLNGYTNGMQAHTVYINIFDSKDGKPYIAQCIRQIAEDRLICNRESDEYSAQELNDALMLKYPSIPDPELVLYTGPLCRTHGLLPWQIRLSEFIQLSLDHSVSIDNFIGALFRYNKCDQRFGK; from the exons ATGCTGTCCCAGCCGGTCCGTCGGATCTTGAATATATTATTGCATTTGGTTGTGAATATACTTGTTGCtgttcaaaatgtttattaccaATTCCGGAACAAAAAGTGCTTTTTAGCTCCAAATGTGGTAACTAAAAGTgatataaaagttgtattagAACATTTGCCGAGAGTTACCAAGAAGCTCAAGCATTTGGTGATACTGACGGACACAGATCACCATTCGTTCAGTGACCTGGCTCGCATGGTTATATGGAGCCTCGTAGCTGGAATATCTTACGTGAGCTTTTACGATATAACAG gagaattaaaagaaaacgaaGAAAAACTATTTCTTGAagtagaaagaaataaaaaaggtgtGCCAGGTTGCATAAAATGGGGCAGAAAGCCGGACTTAAATGGTTACACAAATGGCATGCAAGCCCACActgtgtacataaatatttttgatagtaAAGATGGTAAACCATACATAGCGCAATGTATTCGCCAGATAGCCGAAGATAGACTTATATGTAATAGAGAATCAGATGAGTATTCAGCACAAGAATTAAATGATGCTCTAATGTTAAAATACCCTTCCATTCCTGATCCAGAATTAGTTTTATATACTGGTCCATTATGTCGTACCCATGGTTTACTGCCATGGCAAATAAGACTATCAGAATTTATACAACTTTCATTAGACCATAGTGTAAGTATTGATAATTTCATAGGAGCATTGTTCAGATACAATAAATGTGATCAAAGATTTGGTAAGTGA
- the LOC118276497 gene encoding FAU ubiquitin-like and ribosomal protein S30 gives MQLFIQGLTPSVLDVDGQETIAQIKNRLLSSGNADDDAILTVWVNGVAVEDSCLASELASNQLDITVSLPGGKVHGSLARAGKVKGQTPKVEKQQKKKKKTGRAKRRIQYNRRFVNVVQTFGRRRGPNSNS, from the exons ATGCAGTTGTTCATCCAAGGATTGACACCCTCGGTGTTAGACGTTGATGGGCAGGAGACGATCGCTCAGATCAAG aacCGCCTTCTTAGTTCTGGAAATGCTGATGATGATGCGATTCTGACAGTGTGGGTTAATGGTGTTGCTGTAGAAGATTCATGCTTGGCGTCAGAATTAGCTTCCAACCAGCTTGATATCACAGTATCACTTCCCGGTGGTAAAGTCCACGGTTCCCTGGCTCGTGCTG GTAAGGTCAAAGGACAGACCCCCAAGGTCGAGAAACagcaaaagaagaagaagaagactgGCCGTGCCAAGCGTAGGATTCAGTACAACAGAcg atttGTCAACGTTGTGCAGACATTCGGACGCAGACGCGGACCTAACTCCAACTCATAg